The Lutra lutra chromosome 16, mLutLut1.2, whole genome shotgun sequence genome segment TCAACCTCTAGGCTcaaaaatttgtcttttaaatcctTGAGAGCTGGGATGGGGGAAACAGATACTGTCCTCCCTGCTTGACAGGTTGGAAAACagatctgcaaaaaaaaaaagtttccaaagcaGTGGAGGCATAACTAGTACATGGGTCTCTTAGCACCCTTAGGAGTGCTTTGCCCCCTGAAACCAATGATTGTAACATGGCTTTCTAGTAAGCTGGGGATATCcttctcatttgatttttctgCCTCAGAACCCAGAGCTAGTTGCTCGTTTGGAGAAGATTAAGATACAGCTGGCCAATGAGGAATATAAGCGGATCACATACAATGTCACCTGTAAGGTAAGGGCCCACTCCTCAATACAAGGACTGAGTAGCTTCTGAAAGCAGACCTCTGTGCTGGGAAGAGatgcagagggggaaaaaaaaacatcttgGAAGCTTGGTTTTTATACTTGTCAGGGTCCACAGAAGCTCTGTGCTGCATACAAACCTAATACAATTCCAAGCTCATTTACTGAGACTCTGGGCTCAGATGGTGACAGATTCTTAAAAGTTGGAGAGATGGAGATAAGCCTTGGAGCCTTTCTTCTGATAGGACTCCCTATTGTTCTGTGGCATGCTCCCACCCTGGAGCAAGAGAGGAGTAGATGGGTACTGGGAACCTATGTCCTTTTTCTGAAATGCATGATCTGTGGTTCAGGAAAAAATCCATCTGGTTCTGACAACAGAATCCATGGAGAAGGCAGACTTAATATGTTGGGAAATAAAGAGAGCAGAGCCCAGACTGACAAATAGTTACTCTCTGGGCTGCCTCTGAGCTGCTTCCATTTGGAAtcgtttgtgttttctttttcccaggaTTCAAGACATGGTGGGACTCTTAGTGAACTGGGAAAGCAAGGTGAGGTGCTGGGAAATCACACTGCTGAAGCCTGGGACGGGTTGGTCATGGCACTTCTTCCCACCCGAGGGCTCTGGGTTTAAGCCTGAGCTATTCAGGCTTGCCGTTTGAAGGCCCTTTGTCTCACCCAGAGACAAGAGGGCCTTGTGGAGGATGCTGACATAAATGTTTCTTCCCTGGGTTCTTCCCCAAAGTGAGGTCAGTTAAAGCTCTGGTCATCACCATCTTCAACTTTATTGTCACGGTGGCAGCTGCCTTCGTCTGTACTTACCTTGGAAGCCAGTACATCTTCACAGAAATGGCCTCAGTAAGTAAGCACTGGGCAAGGCAGGGTATCCCAGGTGGGAATgttggtgggagagagagaatgtatgtgAAGGTGTCTTAAACAAGTTAGGCATtagacaaacatttatttagtaaacAAGAGGAGCATTTGAGCTGTCCAGCATTCATGGGAGTACATAATAACCTCAAGAGAATCcagattctcttttcttcccttccccgaAACCTGTGGTCTGggtcccacccccccccacccgccatcTTTACCAGAGGCCCTGGAGGCTGCAGAGCTGGATGCTGGCCTGCATTCTCTAAGCctggttctttctctccccagcGGGTACTGGCTGCCTTGATCGTGGCCTCTGTGGTGGGCCTGGCCGAGCTTTATGTCATGGTGCGGGCAATGGAAGGCGAGTTGGGAGAGCTTTAACCTGAGGGTTCATCATCAAAGTCTGGAGCCGGTTTGGGGAGACTCCAAGCTCCCAGCTGCCAATCACTGACTCAGTCCACCTGTCAGGCCCTTTGTCTACAGCTCTGGTTAGTCAGAGGGCCAAGCCAAGGCCACCTGCTGTTCGTGCCAGAGCCCCAACCTCTGTCAGATTCCAGAAGGGCAGTAAAGGAGAGTCAGACAACAACTGAAAAGAACTGGTCTTTCAGTTCCTTCTCCTGAACCCAGTGCCCGTCTGCGTTCTATAGTCCATCTGGGCCCTCCCAAGGCTGGGTTTTTCCCCATCAGGAGTAAATAGAATCCAGGTCTTCCCAGAAGAGGACCACATTGCCTTGAACTTCCCCAAGTGTACAAATTGATGGTCCCCCTTGCTTCACACACCCTTGAGGCAGACATGTAATTTAGATCAGTAACCTCCAAAACAGAAAGGATTGCCTTTCTAGAAGCCAGTTTGTTTCAGAAGAGGAGCTGATCACAGGACAtcaaatgagagaaagacaggTTGGTACAGGATGCTGAAATTGGGAGCTAGGCAGCTACCTTTCCAGAATCTTAGTTTCATTCTTCATCCTCTGCTCacctttttcagattttctgtatGTTTCTGCCTGTCTCTACCACTCACCAGCCCTCCTTAAACTGCCCACCTTTTCATCACCCTTTGCTTTGCCTccgaaaatgaaaacaattcagaTGGCAAAACAGTATGTCTGCTTTTAATTGAAAATCTCTTGTGCTGGTGTGTGTTGGTGGCAAGAGTATGCCTACTGTAGATTGTCTCAGCTAATACAGGGAGACGTTCTTTGTAGATAGAGACTGTTTCCAGATTTGACTGTATATATGGGCATAAATAACCATATACGTGAATACATAAACATAACATGTTATGAGGATGTATACATATTATTGTATGTAAGCCTAACGGAGGTTATTTTATGTAGATTCTTAAAATGTCGGAGTTTGGGGGAGTGTGGAAAGTAGATTGTAAGTGTGCACAGTTGAGTAATTGCTTTACGTGATTACTCTTGGTCTTCATAACAATCCTGGAGGTTGGAAGAGGAAACGGCTTTAGGCCCCTTTTCCCCAAAGACagaactgaggctgagagatCAGATGACCAGCTGTGGtcctttctctgtgaaatggagcCAAAGACTGCGAAGTGGTGTTGAAGTCCCCATGTAATGTTAAACTTCCAAGAACTTAAATTAGTGGTGTACTGATAGAATCTGTGTAAAGGTCCTTAGAAACTGTCAGTAATAGCTttttatccaataaatatttattgtatccATTGTATTCTTA includes the following:
- the TMEM199 gene encoding transmembrane protein 199 → MASCLLAGERLVRALGPGGELEPEQLPRKLRAELEAALGKKHKDGDFSSGPARLVSFRLIRDLHQYLRESGSTLYLHELLEGSEIYLPEVVKPPRNPELVARLEKIKIQLANEEYKRITYNVTCKDSRHGGTLSELGKQVRSVKALVITIFNFIVTVAAAFVCTYLGSQYIFTEMASRVLAALIVASVVGLAELYVMVRAMEGELGEL